ttttctctgtcactCAGACCAATCCAAGCCTCAAAATTGCCCAGCTGTTTAACGATGAACTCCTTTAAATGAAATCAGAATGAAAAAAGatttatactctctctctctctctctctctctctctctctctcacctgttcctCTTTACTGTTTATGATCAGCAGGTCTGCTCCTTTGTCCCTGCAGTCCTTTCTGCTCTCCTCCCAGCTCTTGTTCCCATTAGACATGACATAAAAACTGGATCTGGAACTGAAACACCTCCATTTCCCTACAGAGATCAATGGAGAAAATTTACAGAGATAAAAACACATCATTTCTtgcgttattattattagtaggaGCAGTAGaattaacagtagtagtagaagtgtttttgttcttgCTTCTCTATAGCCATGATTTCATATAGCTGAAAAACATCAGCTGTTATTACAAAACAGCCATTAGTCAGCTACTAGTCCTCGAGGTAAAAATGTGAGAAATGTGGAACCTCTTAAGACTCTGTAACTTATTTGTTAGTAATTAACTAGTAGTTAGTGGTTGAAACCTAGTGTTAATGAAGAactattcattctttctttctcactccttGCATAGTTATCTATGAGTTAAGGGACAGTAGTGTAAAATGTTAGCAATATTAAGTAGATTCTCTTCATTCTAAGATTGTGGAAGGAACCCATTAGAGGATGTGAGTTTAAATCATTATTCCCCAGATTCAAGATGATACATGGATTTCCACTGAGGCCATTTAACTGTTAAGCAGAAAATTTAACACAATATTCAGCTATTTACATgaatctctctccttctgtatctgctctctctctttagtcaggttgttgtaactggactgtaactggtctctctctttagtcaggttgttgtaactggtctgGAGCtggttgttttctgttttcaggATGTAGAATTTGATCCACAGCACTGTGATGGCAGCCAGCAGgagaacacacagcagcagcaccacacacactgcagtcagtcTGTAACACCTGCTGCATGCAGTGTCTCCTCCTACAGGTAAATGGACACAAAGACACATGTTTCAGTATCTCGATACTTAGAGCTAGCATTTACAGCTTAATCTAAACAAACTCATCATTATTAAAGCCCTTTAAACAGTAAGCTGGAAAACATCTCAGTAACTCTATCCAGCCATCACTGTGAAACTCCTCCCTTTTTACTAAATGCATGCAGTGATGGGCGGAGCTTTAGGCTGATTTTGAATAAACTGACTTGCAGCTTttggaaaaacagaaaacatgaaaacacTTTCTTCATACTCAACAATGTATGTTgggaagtggtggctcaaacagttaaggttctgggtcaCTGATAGGAAGGTTGGCGGTTCGAGCCCCAGTGCTGGCAAGCTGGCCTACctccctccctgctccaggggcgccatatcatggctgaccctgcgctctgaccctggcttcctaataagctgggatatgcgaaaacCTCAACCAATGATGCCATctcccacctccttcacacatcactcactcacctggacactagaaaggggaattatgttagaatgctgtttgttgactacagttcagcatttaacactataatcccctccaaactcaccaccaagctggagcacctgggactcagcctATCTCTTGGATCGActcagtggatctccaatttcctaactggcagcccacaggcagtaaggatgggcagacatgtctcagcctcactcaccctcagcactggagccccccagggttgtgttctgagccccctgctgtactcctTGTACACGTATGACTGtatggccactaccaactccattaacatcatcaagtttgctgatgacaccgtTGTGGTCGGATTGATCTCCGACAACTACAAGatggcctacctggaggagattaagactctggagaactgatgccagaggaacaa
This portion of the Hemibagrus wyckioides isolate EC202008001 linkage group LG29, SWU_Hwy_1.0, whole genome shotgun sequence genome encodes:
- the LOC131349245 gene encoding CD209 antigen-like protein E isoform X1: MHTHNICRLKMLQHSSERVERVVDIYETVDAVRGHDPDTKKGDSYAEKRLEEQHTGGDTACSRCYRLTAVCVVLLLCVLLLAAITVLWIKFYILKTENNQLQTSYNNLTKERDQLQSSYNNLTKEREQIQKERDSWKWRCFSSRSSFYVMSNGNKSWEESRKDCRDKGADLLIINSKEEQEFIVKQLGNFEAWIGLSDREKEREWKWVDGTPLTTAFRYWAEGEPNNADEEDCAVIYASSTSVWNDRKCSVQLPWICEKPVSQ
- the LOC131349245 gene encoding CD209 antigen-like protein E isoform X2; the encoded protein is MLQHSSERVERVVDIYETVDAVRGHDPDTKKGDSYAEKRLEEQHTGGDTACSRCYRLTAVCVVLLLCVLLLAAITVLWIKFYILKTENNQLQTSYNNLTKERDQLQSSYNNLTKEREQIQKERDSWKWRCFSSRSSFYVMSNGNKSWEESRKDCRDKGADLLIINSKEEQEFIVKQLGNFEAWIGLSDREKEREWKWVDGTPLTTAFRYWAEGEPNNADEEDCAVIYASSTSVWNDRKCSVQLPWICEKPVSQ